Proteins from a single region of Punica granatum isolate Tunisia-2019 chromosome 8, ASM765513v2, whole genome shotgun sequence:
- the LOC116188634 gene encoding non-specific lipid-transfer protein-like protein At2g13820: MARRRMKIGLVAVLVVAAATLWAGAAAQSSLDCTNVLISMSLCLNYISGNSSTPSSNCCSQLASVIRSQPQCLCQVLNGGASSLGITINQTQAMALPGACNVQTPSVSLCNAASPAGSPTRTPPTVPSGTGSNTVPSTEGDGSSDRTSMRLSAPLFFVLLFAASYGSTWSTY; this comes from the exons ATGGccagaaggagaatgaagataGGCCTCGTTGCTGTCCTGGTTGTGGCAGCAGCAACCCTCTGGGCCGGTGCGGCGGCGCAGTCGAGCCTGGACTGTACCAACGTGCTCATCAGCATGTCCCTGTGCCTCAACTACATCAGTGGAAACTCGTCCACCCCGTCCTCCAACTGCTGCTCACAGCTCGCCAGCGTCATCCGGTCACAGCCCCAGTGCCTCTGCCAGGTCCTCAATGGGGGCGCCTCCTCCCTTGGCATCACCATTAATCAGACCCAGGCCATGGCCCTTCCTGGCGCCTGCAACGTTCAGACCCCATCTGTCAGCCTCTGCAATG CTGCTTCTCCTGCCGGTTCTCCTACTCGAACTCCTCCCACAGTTCCTTCAG GAACTGGATCGAATACTGTTCCATCCACAGAAGGAGACGGCTCGTCAGACAGAACATCCATGAGGCTCTCTGCTCCACTCTTCTTCGTCCTGCTCTTTGCTGCTTCATATGGCTCCACCTGGTCGACCTACTAA